In a single window of the Pseudomonadota bacterium genome:
- a CDS encoding galactose oxidase early set domain-containing protein, translating into MQTPDPASIAEVVLVRPGAVTHGFNMTQRVVECVIVGADPGAVGVQAPPDGNIAPPGHYLLFILTAARAPSLGQWIRIT; encoded by the coding sequence ATTCAGACTCCGGACCCTGCGAGCATCGCCGAGGTGGTCCTGGTACGGCCTGGCGCAGTGACGCACGGGTTCAACATGACGCAACGGGTAGTTGAGTGCGTGATCGTGGGGGCGGATCCCGGCGCCGTGGGCGTGCAAGCGCCGCCCGACGGGAACATCGCGCCACCGGGGCACTATCTGCTGTTCATCCTGACGGCGGCTCGTGCGCCATCGCTTGGACAGTGGATCCGGATCACGTAA